A single window of Ananas comosus cultivar F153 linkage group 17, ASM154086v1, whole genome shotgun sequence DNA harbors:
- the LOC109723367 gene encoding aluminum-activated malate transporter 1-like: MPSSPSKPRIKPSIYTTPMEVEVGSNTSAHKIGFSPWWSGLSSLVERMKEMAVGLSKKVKKIVKDDPRRVAHCFKVGLALTIVSIFYYVTPLYEGLGVSTMWAVLTVVVVMEYTVGGTLSKGLNRAFATLLAGSLGVGAHQIAVLCGDKGEPILLGLFVFTIAAGATFSRFIPEIKARYDYGVTIFILTFSLVAVSSYRVEELIQMAHQRVSTIAIGVATCLGTTVFVFPVWAGEDLHKQVANNLDKLATFLEGLEAECFGEKARCENLESKSFFQVYKSVLNSKPSEDSLFNFAKWEPGHGQFGFRHPWKQYQKLGALSRQCASAMDTLSSYITTFPKSQATATDVELRLQIRAACAEMSSESAKALRELSSAIRTMTAPASANRHVAASLEAAANLRSALSEDVALSEIVHLAMISSLLAELVLRTAGIAGSVEELARLAGPPLNRWTLGKNRLKWLLMLRTKD; this comes from the exons ATGCCATCATCACCTTCAAAACCCAGAATCAAACCAAGTATATATACAACACCAATGGAAGTTGAAGTTGGAAGCAACACTAGTGCGCATAAGATTGGTTTCTCTCCATGGTGGTCAGGGTTGAGCTCTTTGGTTGAGAGGATGAAGGAGATGGCGGTGGGGTTGTCGAAGAAGGTAAAGAAGATCGTGAAGGACGATCCGAGGAGGGTAGCGCACTGTTTTAAAGTTGGTTTGGCGCTCACGATCGTGTCGATCTTCTACTATGTGACGCCGCTCTACGAAGGCTTAGGAGTGTCGACCATGTGGGCCGTGCTCACCGTCGTTGTTGTCATGGAATACACCGTCG GTGGAACACTAAGCAAGGGGCTAAACAGAGCATTCGCCACCCTACTCGCGGGCTCACTCGGCGTCGGCGCTCATCAAATCGCCGTTCTCTGCGGCGACAAAGGCGAGCCCATACTCCTTGGCCTCTTCGTCTTCACCATAG CTGCGGGGGCTACATTCTCACGATTCATACCCGAGATAAAGGCACGATACGATTACGGCGTGACGATATTTATACTCACGTTTAGTCTCGTGGCCGTGTCGAGCTACCGAGTTGAGGAATTGATACAAATGGCGCATCAGAGGGTTTCGACCATCGCCATCGGCGTCGCCACATGTCTCGGCACCACAGTTTTCGTGTTCCCTGTGTGGGCCGGAGAGGATCTCCATaagcaagtggcaaacaacTTGGACAAGCTTGCCACCTTCCTCGAAG GATTGGAAGCAGAATGCTTCGGAGAAAAGGCTAGGTGCGAAAATTTGGAGTCCAAATCCTTCTTCCAAGTTTACAAAAGCGTCCTCAATTCGAAGCCCAGCGAGGATTCTTTG TTTAATTTTGCAAAGTGGGAGCCTGGTCATGGGCAATTCGGATTCCGTCACCCGTGGAAGCAATACCAAAAGCTCGGAGCTCTCTCTCGTCAATGCGCTTCTGCCATGGACACACTTTCCTCCTACATCACCACCTTTCCAAAATCACAG GCGACAGCAACGGATGTGGAGCTCCGCTTGCAGATCCGAGCAGCGTGTGCGGAGATGAGCTCCGAATCCGCCAAGGCGCTGCGGGAGCTCTCCTCGGCGATCCGTACCATGACAGCGCCGGCCTCCGCTAATCGCCACGTGGCAGCATCCCTAGAGGCGGCGGCGAATCTACGGAGCGCTCTGTCGGAGGACGTGGCCCTGTCCGAGATCGTCCACCTGGCGATGATTTCGTCCCTCCTCGCCGAGTTGGTGTTGCGCACGGCCGGAATCGCCGGTTCGGTCGAGGAGCTGGCGCGGCTCGCCGGTCCACCGTTAAACCGGTGGACGTTGGGGAAAAACCGGCTCAAGTGGCTATTAATGTTGAGGACTAAGGACTAA
- the LOC109723080 gene encoding digalactosyldiacylglycerol synthase 1, chloroplastic-like isoform X1: MINLGMDTRPSAASSGTAEKAFSFFSKGWRDVRDSADADLRLMRARADSLKNLADRELENFLHSASAFSAPARPAAEGSIVELEFVKRIQPKLSEIRRAYSSPDFSRKVLERWSPKSTIRVDLSAIKKAIVAEVDEVGGALDLGKERFRGQRKVLWKDREREEEEEGKEWEPIRMLKTGLKEFERKSQPNEIFGNFKSNEFVEKIKMSLKSMCKEPEQSKEVPPLDIPELLAYLVKQSGPLFDQFGIKRETYLLGVDICDKIVEALCSKHKDHLLYNPVSQNGTSLCGNETISDELDLRIASVLQSTGHHCDEGGLWSNAVKHDRTDHKRHVAIFTTASLPWMTGTAVNPLFRAAYLAKSAKQDVTLVVPWLCKSDQQLVYPNNMAFSSPGEQEAYIRNWLEERIGFKADFKISFYPGKFSKERRSIIPAGDTSQFISSKEADIAILEEPEHLNWYHHGKRWTDKFDHVVGVVHTNYLEYIKREKNGAIQAFFVKHINNLVARAYCHKVLRLSAATQDLPKSVICNVHGVNPRFLEVGVRMAAERERGQHAFSKGAYFLGKMVWAKGYRELIDLLAKHKSDLEGFKLDVFGNGEDSYEVQSAAKKLDLNLNFLRGRDHADDSLHGYKVFINPSVSDVLCTATAEALAMGKFVICADHPSNDFFRDFPNCLTYKTSEDFVARVKEAMASEPQPLTPEERYNLSWEAATQRFMEYSELNKVLSNESNEHGESSKTISKMKKSVSLPNLNDMVDGGLAFAHYCLTGNEILRLSTGAIPGTRDYDKQHCRDLHLLPPQVQNPVYGW; encoded by the exons GCGTCGGCGTTCTCGGCCCCGGCGCGCCCCGCGGCGGAGGGGTCGATCGTCGAGCTCGAGTTCGTGAAGCGGATCCAGCCGAAGCTCTCCGAAATACGGCGCGCGTACTCGTCGCCGGATTTCAGCCGGAAGGTGCTCGAGAGGTGGAGCCCCAAATCGACGATACGGGTCGATCTCTCGGCCATAAAGAAAGCGATTGTGGCGGAGGTGGATGAGGTGGGAGGCGCGCTGGATTTGGGGAAGGAAAGGTTTCGGGGGCAGAGGAAGGTTCTGTGGAAGGATCGAGAgcgggaggaggaagaggagggcaAGGAGTGGGAGCCGATCCGTATGTTAAAGACTGGGTTAAAGGAGTTCGAGAGGAAGAGCCAGCCGAATGAGATCTTTGGGAATTTCAAGAGCAACGAATTTGttgagaaaattaaaatgagCTTG AAGTCAATGTGCAAAGAGCCTGAACAATCCAAG GAAGTTCCGCCTTTGGATATACCTGAGCTTTTGGCATATCTTGTTAAACAATCTGGACCATTGTTTGATCAGTTTGGCATCAAAAGAG AAACATATCTTCTGGGTGTAGACATTTGCGACAAAATAGTGGAGGCCCTATGCAGTAAACACAAAGACCACCTTCTATATAATCCTGTTAGTCAAAATGGAACATCCTTATGTGGAAATGAGACTATAAGCGACGAACTTGACCTACGAATAGCTAGTGTGCTGCAAAGTACTGGCCATCACTGTGATGAGGGAGGGCTTTGGAGTAATGCTGTAAAGCATGATAGGACAGATCATAAGCGCCATGTTGCAATTTTTACAACTGCTAGTCTTCCCTGGATGACTGGAACTGCTGTAAATCCACTTTTTCGAGCTGCATATTTGGCTAAATCAGCTAAGCAGGACGTAACGTTGGTGGTCCCTTGGCTTTGTAAGTCAGACCAACAACTGGTTTATCCCAACAACATGGCTTTCAGCTCTCCAGGGGAGCAGGAGGCCTATATACGGAATTGGCTGGAGGAAAGAATCGGCTTTAAGGCAGATTTCAAGATCTCTTTTTATCCTGGAAAG TTCTCAAAAGAACGGCGAAGCATTATTCCTGCTGGTGACACTTCACAGTTCATCTCCTCGAAGGAAGCTGACATTGCCATATTGGAGGAACCAGAGCACCTAAACTGGTACCACCATGGAAAGCGGTGGACCGACAAGTTTGATCACGTGGTAGGTGTTGTTCATACGAATTACTTGGAGTACATCAAGCGGGAGAAGAATGGTGCTATACAAGCTTTTTTTGTCAAACATATCAACAATTTGGTCGCCCGTGCATACTGCCATAAG GTATTGCGTCTTTCTGCAGCAACTCAGGATCTACCGAAGTCCGTCATTTGCAATGTGCATGGTGTGAATCCCAGATTTCTTGAGGTTGGAGTGAGAATGGCAGCTGAAAGGGAGCGAGGGCAACATGCATTCTCCAAAGGGGCATACTTCCTGGGGAAGATGGTGTGGGCCAAAGGTTACAGAGAACTGATAGATTTGTTAGCTAAACACAAGAGTGACTTGGAAGGCTTCAAGTTGGATGTCTTTGGAAACGGTGAGGATTCATATGAAGTTCAATCAGCAGCTAAGAAGTTGGACCTTAATCTTAACTTCCTAAGAGGAAGGGACCATGCAGATGATTCACTTCATGG GTACAAGGTTTTCATCAATCCAAGTGTTAGCGATGTCCTATGCACTGCAACAGCAGAGGCTCTTGCAATGGGGAAGTTCGTTATCTGTGCCGACCACCCGTCAAATGATTTCTTCCGGGATTTCCCGAACTGCTTGACGTACAAAACATCGGAAGATTTTGTTGCCAGAGTTAAAGAGGCGATGGCCAGTGAGCCTCAACCCCTCACCCCTGAGGAGAGATATAACTTATCATGGGAGGCTGCAACCCAAAGATTCATGGAGTATTCGGAACTCAACAAGGTTTTGAGTAATGAGAGCAATGAGCATGGAGAAAGTAGTAAAACAATCAGTAAGATGAAAAAGTCGGTTTCCTTGCCAAATTTGAATGATATGGTGGATGGAGGGTTGGCATTTGCTCATTACTGTCTAACAGGCAATGAAATTCTAAGGTTGTCTACAGGAGCAATACCCGGTACACGTGATTATGATAAGCAACATTGTAGGGATTTGCACCTCTTGCCTCCTCAGGTACAGAATCCTGTGTATGGCTGGTAA
- the LOC109723080 gene encoding digalactosyldiacylglycerol synthase 1, chloroplastic-like isoform X2, producing MINLGMDTRPSAASSGTAEKAFSFFSKGWRDVRDSADADLRLMRARADSLKNLADRELENFLHSASAFSAPARPAAEGSIVELEFVKRIQPKLSEIRRAYSSPDFSRKVLERWSPKSTIRVDLSAIKKAIVAEVDEVGGALDLGKERFRGQRKVLWKDREREEEEEGKEWEPIRMLKTGLKEFERKSQPNEIFGNFKSNEFVEKIKMSLKSMCKEPEQSKEVPPLDIPELLAYLVKQSGPLFDQFGIKRDICDKIVEALCSKHKDHLLYNPVSQNGTSLCGNETISDELDLRIASVLQSTGHHCDEGGLWSNAVKHDRTDHKRHVAIFTTASLPWMTGTAVNPLFRAAYLAKSAKQDVTLVVPWLCKSDQQLVYPNNMAFSSPGEQEAYIRNWLEERIGFKADFKISFYPGKFSKERRSIIPAGDTSQFISSKEADIAILEEPEHLNWYHHGKRWTDKFDHVVGVVHTNYLEYIKREKNGAIQAFFVKHINNLVARAYCHKVLRLSAATQDLPKSVICNVHGVNPRFLEVGVRMAAERERGQHAFSKGAYFLGKMVWAKGYRELIDLLAKHKSDLEGFKLDVFGNGEDSYEVQSAAKKLDLNLNFLRGRDHADDSLHGYKVFINPSVSDVLCTATAEALAMGKFVICADHPSNDFFRDFPNCLTYKTSEDFVARVKEAMASEPQPLTPEERYNLSWEAATQRFMEYSELNKVLSNESNEHGESSKTISKMKKSVSLPNLNDMVDGGLAFAHYCLTGNEILRLSTGAIPGTRDYDKQHCRDLHLLPPQVQNPVYGW from the exons GCGTCGGCGTTCTCGGCCCCGGCGCGCCCCGCGGCGGAGGGGTCGATCGTCGAGCTCGAGTTCGTGAAGCGGATCCAGCCGAAGCTCTCCGAAATACGGCGCGCGTACTCGTCGCCGGATTTCAGCCGGAAGGTGCTCGAGAGGTGGAGCCCCAAATCGACGATACGGGTCGATCTCTCGGCCATAAAGAAAGCGATTGTGGCGGAGGTGGATGAGGTGGGAGGCGCGCTGGATTTGGGGAAGGAAAGGTTTCGGGGGCAGAGGAAGGTTCTGTGGAAGGATCGAGAgcgggaggaggaagaggagggcaAGGAGTGGGAGCCGATCCGTATGTTAAAGACTGGGTTAAAGGAGTTCGAGAGGAAGAGCCAGCCGAATGAGATCTTTGGGAATTTCAAGAGCAACGAATTTGttgagaaaattaaaatgagCTTG AAGTCAATGTGCAAAGAGCCTGAACAATCCAAG GAAGTTCCGCCTTTGGATATACCTGAGCTTTTGGCATATCTTGTTAAACAATCTGGACCATTGTTTGATCAGTTTGGCATCAAAAGAG ACATTTGCGACAAAATAGTGGAGGCCCTATGCAGTAAACACAAAGACCACCTTCTATATAATCCTGTTAGTCAAAATGGAACATCCTTATGTGGAAATGAGACTATAAGCGACGAACTTGACCTACGAATAGCTAGTGTGCTGCAAAGTACTGGCCATCACTGTGATGAGGGAGGGCTTTGGAGTAATGCTGTAAAGCATGATAGGACAGATCATAAGCGCCATGTTGCAATTTTTACAACTGCTAGTCTTCCCTGGATGACTGGAACTGCTGTAAATCCACTTTTTCGAGCTGCATATTTGGCTAAATCAGCTAAGCAGGACGTAACGTTGGTGGTCCCTTGGCTTTGTAAGTCAGACCAACAACTGGTTTATCCCAACAACATGGCTTTCAGCTCTCCAGGGGAGCAGGAGGCCTATATACGGAATTGGCTGGAGGAAAGAATCGGCTTTAAGGCAGATTTCAAGATCTCTTTTTATCCTGGAAAG TTCTCAAAAGAACGGCGAAGCATTATTCCTGCTGGTGACACTTCACAGTTCATCTCCTCGAAGGAAGCTGACATTGCCATATTGGAGGAACCAGAGCACCTAAACTGGTACCACCATGGAAAGCGGTGGACCGACAAGTTTGATCACGTGGTAGGTGTTGTTCATACGAATTACTTGGAGTACATCAAGCGGGAGAAGAATGGTGCTATACAAGCTTTTTTTGTCAAACATATCAACAATTTGGTCGCCCGTGCATACTGCCATAAG GTATTGCGTCTTTCTGCAGCAACTCAGGATCTACCGAAGTCCGTCATTTGCAATGTGCATGGTGTGAATCCCAGATTTCTTGAGGTTGGAGTGAGAATGGCAGCTGAAAGGGAGCGAGGGCAACATGCATTCTCCAAAGGGGCATACTTCCTGGGGAAGATGGTGTGGGCCAAAGGTTACAGAGAACTGATAGATTTGTTAGCTAAACACAAGAGTGACTTGGAAGGCTTCAAGTTGGATGTCTTTGGAAACGGTGAGGATTCATATGAAGTTCAATCAGCAGCTAAGAAGTTGGACCTTAATCTTAACTTCCTAAGAGGAAGGGACCATGCAGATGATTCACTTCATGG GTACAAGGTTTTCATCAATCCAAGTGTTAGCGATGTCCTATGCACTGCAACAGCAGAGGCTCTTGCAATGGGGAAGTTCGTTATCTGTGCCGACCACCCGTCAAATGATTTCTTCCGGGATTTCCCGAACTGCTTGACGTACAAAACATCGGAAGATTTTGTTGCCAGAGTTAAAGAGGCGATGGCCAGTGAGCCTCAACCCCTCACCCCTGAGGAGAGATATAACTTATCATGGGAGGCTGCAACCCAAAGATTCATGGAGTATTCGGAACTCAACAAGGTTTTGAGTAATGAGAGCAATGAGCATGGAGAAAGTAGTAAAACAATCAGTAAGATGAAAAAGTCGGTTTCCTTGCCAAATTTGAATGATATGGTGGATGGAGGGTTGGCATTTGCTCATTACTGTCTAACAGGCAATGAAATTCTAAGGTTGTCTACAGGAGCAATACCCGGTACACGTGATTATGATAAGCAACATTGTAGGGATTTGCACCTCTTGCCTCCTCAGGTACAGAATCCTGTGTATGGCTGGTAA